In the Salmo trutta chromosome 33, fSalTru1.1, whole genome shotgun sequence genome, one interval contains:
- the dio2 gene encoding type II iodothyronine deiodinase, producing MGAGSVDLLVTLQILPGFFSNCLFLALYDSVVLVKRLVSLLSCSGSGGGEWQRMLTSAGLRSIWNSFLLDAYKQVKLGFEAPNSKVVKVPGSFRRRSSLTTTMGPHPGDECRLLDFESSDRPLVVNFGSATUPPFISHLPAFRRLVEEFSDVADFLLVYIDEAHPSDGWVAPAMGPRSFEVRKHRSLEERVVAAKKLIESFSLPSQCQLVADCMDNNANVAYGVSNERVCIVQRRKIAYLGGKGPFFYNLKDVRQYLEQSYGKR from the exons ATGGGCGCTGGCAGCGTGGACCTACTGGTCACTCTCCAGATCCTGCCCGGTTTCTTCTCCAACTGCTTGTTCCTCGCGCTCTACGACTCGGTGGTGCTGGTGAAGCGCCTAGTGTCCTTACTGAGCTGCTCGGGCAGCGGCGGGGGAGAGTGGCAGCGCATGCTGACCTCGGCAGGGCTCCGGTCCATATGGAACAGCTTCCTGCTGGATGCATATAAACAG GTTAAACTGGGTTTTGAGGCACCCAACTCCAAAGTGGTCAAGGTTCCTGGTAGCTTCCGGCGGCGGAGCAGCTTGACCACCACCATGGGCCCTCATCCCGGGGACGAGTGCCGCCTGCTGGACTTCGAGTCGTCGGACCGCCCTCTTGTGGTGAACTTCGGCTCGGCCACCTGACCCCCCTTCATCAGCCACCTGCCCGCCTTCCGGCGGCTGGTGGAGGAGTTCTCAGACGTGGCCGACTTCCTGCTGGTCTACATCGACGAGGCACACCCCTCGGACGGCTGGGTGGCGCCCGCCATGGGCCCGCGCTCCTTCGAGGTCAGGAAGCACCGatcactggaggagagggtggtggcGGCCAAGAAGCTGATTGAGTCCTTCAGCCTGCCATCTCAGTGCCAGCTGGTGGCCGACTGCATGGACAACAATGCTAACGTGGCCTACGGCGTGTCCAACGAGAGGGTGTGCATCGTGCAGAGGAGAAAGATCGCCTACCTTGGAGGGAAGGGACCCTTTTTCTACAACCTGAAGGATGTGAGGCAGTATCTGGAACAGAGCTACGGCAAGAGATAG